The genomic stretch GACGACGTCGCGCTCGCCGAGCGGACCCCCGTCAGCGACGGCCCCGCACCGGGCAGCGTGCGGGTCGAACTGCGCGCGGCCGGTCTGTCCTTCCCGGTCGCCCTCACCGGTCTCGACGCCGTCGCGGGCACGCCGCAACGGCTGGTGCACGAGGCCGCGGGCGTGGTGCGCGCCGTCGGCGCCGGGGTCACCGCGTTCGCGCCCGGCGACGAGGTCTTCGGCTTGGTCGACGAGATCGCCGACACCGTCGACGTCACTGTCAGGACCGGCACCGGCACCGACGGCGCGGAGACCGGCCCGGGACTGCTGAGCCACGTGCCCGCCGGATGGTCGCTCGCGCAGGCGGCGGCCGCGCCGGTCGCCTACCTCACCGCCCTCTACGCCTTGCGCGAGATCGCCGCCGCGCAACCCGGTGAACGGGTGCTGGTGCACTCGGCCACCGGCGGCGTCGGCACCGCCGCCGTCCACCTGGCCGCCCACCTGGGCCTCGAGGTCTACGCCACGGCGAGCGCGGGTAAGCAGGATGTGCTGCGCGGCATGGGGTTCGCCGAGGACCATCTCGCCGATTCCCGCTCGGCGGAATTCGCCACCCGCTTCGCCGGGCGCGGCATCGACATCGTGCTCGACCTGCTGCCGGCCGAGTTCACCGACGCCTCCCTCGGACTGCTCGGCGGCGACGGCAGATTCGTCGACCTCGCCCGCGGCGCGGTGCGCGACCCGCAACAGGTGCGTGCCGGACACGGCGTCGGCTACCACACCTTCGAGCTGGGGGCGCTGGACCGCGCCACGCTCGCCGGCCTGCTCGCCGACGTCGCCGCCCTGGCGGGCAGCGGAGTCGTCCCGGCGTTGCCCCTGACTCGTTTCGACATCCGTCAGGCCGATGCCGCGCTACGCCATCTCGGCGAGGCCAGGCACATCGGCAAGGTCGTGCTCACCTGGCCCGCCGCGTTCGACCCCGAGCGCACCGTGCTGGTCACCGGCGGCACCGGAAAGATCGGCGGCATCATCGCCCGGCATCTCGTACATGCCTACGGGGCCAGGCATCTGCTGCTCACCAGCCGCAGCGGTCCAGCCGCCGACGGGGTCGACGAACTGGTCGCCGAACTCGCCGAGGCCGGTGCGCAGGTACGGGTCGAGGCTTGCGACGCCGCGGACCGTGACGCACTCGCCGCGGTGCTCGCGCGCGTGCCCGCCGAACACCGGCTGGGTGGCGTGGTGCACCTGGCGGCCGCCCTCGCCGACGCCACCTTCGACCGGATCACCCCCGATCAGGTGGCCGCGGTGCTCGGCGCCAAGGCCGACGGCGCCTGGCATCTGCACGAACTCACCCGCGAGGCGGATCTGTCGATGTTCGTGCTGTTCTCCTCGGCCGCCGGCACGTTCGGCGCGCCGGGGCAGGCGAACTACGCCGCCGCCAACGTCTTCCTCGACACGCTGGCCCGCCGTCGTTACCACGAAGGGCTGGCAGCGACCTCGATGGCGTGGGGCTGGTGGGCCGAGGACACCTCCAACACCGGCTCGCTCGACGACAAGGACCGCGCTCGCCTGACCAGGATGGGCGTGACCCCCATCGAGACCACGCAGGCCCTGGAACTCTTCGACGCCGCACTGGCCACCGGCAGGCCCTACGTGGTGCCGGTCGGCATGGACCTGTCGCTGCTGCGAGTGGCCTCCTCGGTCGCCGAGCTGCCGCCGTTCTTCCGTGCGCTGCTGCACTCGCGCCCGCGCGCCACCGGGCAGACCGGCGACGCCTCGCAACTGGCCAAGCGGCTGGCGGGCCTGAGCCCGGCCGAACAACACGCGGTGGTGGTCGACCTGCTCAAGACCCCGATCTCGATGGTGCTCGGCTACTCGTCCCCCGACGCGGTGGCGCCGGACCGGGAATTCACCGAGATGGGAATCGACTCGCTGAGCTCCATCGAACTGGGCACCCACCTGCGCGCGATGACCGGCGTCAAACTGGCCAATTCGGTGATCTTCCAGTATCCGACGGTCAACCTGCTGGCCCGGCACGTGCTCGACCAGATCACCCCGCAGGACGCCGAACTGGCCGACCCGATCGTCTCCGAGGTCGAGATGCTGCTCGAACGCCTGGCCGCCATCCACGAGGACGGCCTGATCCCCGAGCCCCTGCTCGAACGGCTGACCGGCTCGATGGGCCGGTTGCGCGGTGGGGAGGTGGCCGCCGTCGACGGGGTCCGTTCGTGAACCGGGTGCTCGCGATCTCCGACCTGCACGTCGGCCACCCCGGCAATCGGGACGTGGTCGACCTGATCCGGCCCACCTCGCCGGAGGACTGGCTGATCGTCGCCGGCGACGTGGGGGAGCGGATCGAGCACATTCGCGGCGTGCTCGCCGCGCTGCGCAAACGGTTCGCGAAAGTCATCTGGGTGCCCGGCAACCACGAATTGTGGTGCACCGCGAACGATCCGGCGGCGCGGCGCGGCGAGGGCCGGTACCAGCGGCTGGTCGCCGAGTGCCGGGCACTCGGCGTGCTCACCCCCGAGGATCCGTATCCGGTGTGGGAGGGGCCGGGCGGCCCGGTGACGCTGGTGCCGATGTTCCTGCTCTACGACTACACCTTCCTGCCCCGCGGTGCCCGTACCAAAGCCGACGGGCTGGCGGCGGCCGCGGCCAGGGGCACGGTCGCCACCGACGAGACGCTGCTTGCCCACGATCCCTACCCATCGCGTGAGCAGTGGTGCCGCGCGCGCGTCGAGCTGACTCGCGAGCGGCTCGACCACCTCGACCCGGCGCGACCGCTGGTGTTGATCAATCACTTCCCGCTGCTGCGGGAGCAGACCAGGATGCTGTGGCGCTCGGAGTTCGCGCTGTGGTGCGGCACCGAGCTGACCGCCGATTGGCACCGCAGCTACAACGTGCGCTGCGTCGTCTACGGGCACCTGCACATCCGGCGCACCGACCATTACGACGGTGTGCGCTTCGAAGAGGTCTCACTGGGCTATCCGCGCGAATGGCGCCGCCGCGGCCTGCCCGATCCGCTGTTGCGGGAAATCCTGCCCGGCCCCGCGCGTTCGGGGCGGGCGGGTAACGCGCTGACCCGCCGCGCGGTCGGCGGGGCGCTGCGCGCGGCGAGCGCGTTGTCCGATCCGATGTCCGGCCGCCGAGGGAGAACCGCACGATGACCGACACCACCACCGCCCGCTCCCGGCTGGCCGGGGAACTGGGCGGCGACCTGGCCGCCCTCGACACACTGTCGCAGGAGCAGTGCGCGGACCTGCTCCTCCTGCTGGAGCAGGCCCCCGACCGTGACATCGAATGCTGCGAGCCGCAATTGCGCGACAACATCGACACCCTGCCGCGCCTGTGTCGTCCCGCCGTGCGCCGGGTCTTTCTGGGGCGGTGGCGATGACTGATCGCGCCACCCTGCCGCGCCTTTACCGTCCCGCCGTGCGCCGGGTCTTCCTGGGGCGGTGGCGATGACCGATCGCGCCACCGCCCGCCAGCTCGCCCGGCTGTCCGCGGCGCTGCACGTGCCCGTCGAGCGGCTCGACCACCTCGCCGCCCTCGACATCGAGGACCTGGCCGTGCTCACCGACCGGGTGCTGGCCAGGCTGCATGCCCGCTACGCCGCCCGCTACCGACGCCTCTACCGGCTCGGCCGCCGGTTTCCGCAGCGGCGCGCGGTGCCCTTCGCGGTGCGGCTGTTGCCGCCACGTCTGCTCGGTCGCGTCATCACCGCCGCGTTGTCGGACGAACACGACGTGGACACCGCCGCGGAGTCGCTGAACTCGATCGATCCCACGGTGATCGCCGACGCCGCGCCCTTCATCGACCCCGCGGCCATCGGCCGTGCCGCCCACCTGACCTCGAGTGAGGTCGTCGGCGAGGTGATGGCCGAACTGCTGCGCCGCCAGGATTTCGCCACGGCCGACCTGTTCGTGGACTACATGACGGCGCACATGAACGCCCCCGCAACCGAACCCGCGGTGCCCGCCGCACCCACGCCGCGCCGCCTGGGCGATCGGCTGACCGCCTTCGCGAAGAGGGGCCGGTCATGACCGAGCGCCACCACGGAGGTGTCCCGTTCACGTCCGGCAGGCGCGGTGCGAGCGCCATCCGCGACGTCTCCGACACCGCGCGCTGGGTGGCCGTCCACCGGGGACGGGAATCCCTGCGTCCCGATGCCCTGTTCCACGACCCGCTGGCCGCCGAACTCGTCGGCGCGGACGGCGCGGACCTGGCCGACCCGCGCCTGCTGCCGCCCGGCGCCCGCGACCACTGGCCCACCGTGGTGCGCACCCGGCTCATCGACGACCTGCTGTCGCGCTCGATCGCCGAGGGCTGCGATCGGGTCGTGAACCTGGCCGCGGGCCTGGACACCCGGCCGTACCGGCTCCCTCTGCCCCCGGACCTCGGCTGG from Nocardia higoensis encodes the following:
- a CDS encoding metallophosphoesterase family protein — translated: MNRVLAISDLHVGHPGNRDVVDLIRPTSPEDWLIVAGDVGERIEHIRGVLAALRKRFAKVIWVPGNHELWCTANDPAARRGEGRYQRLVAECRALGVLTPEDPYPVWEGPGGPVTLVPMFLLYDYTFLPRGARTKADGLAAAAARGTVATDETLLAHDPYPSREQWCRARVELTRERLDHLDPARPLVLINHFPLLREQTRMLWRSEFALWCGTELTADWHRSYNVRCVVYGHLHIRRTDHYDGVRFEEVSLGYPREWRRRGLPDPLLREILPGPARSGRAGNALTRRAVGGALRAASALSDPMSGRRGRTAR